aaccaatcAAGCAAAGCCTACATTACTTATACCACAAGTATCAAAGGCTGCTGGATCATGTGAGAAAGCAGACATCTGATCTTTGTTCattgcaagggagaaatcagcaATCAATGAGGCTAGAACAGTCTCTGTACTATATCCAACGCATAAATCCATCTGCAAAGGATCAAGGAAATATGAAGGCTCCAGATTACCTTAAAGTCCTCGGTCCCTTGGTCAGAATGCTCCCATGAGTATAttttcatagtccagaggctggagcaggaaaaaGGCAAAGTGGATATGTTTTCAGGCCAGGGCCTTTTAGCTTCTGCCAAGTGCCAAGTAAAGGGAAATCTGTTCTTACTgtgaaagatggtgtttggaaTCACATGGGCTGGTTACATGTCCATCACCCCCACCCATATTCTAGTTAGAACATTCAcaaaaagtccattaagtgtagacaggtgttttccagggtccattgtgagctaagtgttccttaatgggccattcaacttgacTTGTCCCTTCATGTGCTGGCTAAATATCTTGTGAgcattaccacaggagcaaacatgtagtaaacatagctaatattcataaacttcagataccaagatgactattcccaaaagagattctgaaaaatcacaccacGTACCTGAGACCCTATGTTCCAGTGCCATGCCCCACTGGAGTTTTGTTATCTGTTATGTAACAACAGAGATGGAGCCAGTGACATGACTCTCTTTAGCTAAAAGGGCAAGGTTAATTTTTAGCTATTCAGGTGTGACTGCACCTTTAGTCATTGAGGGCATACTGGCTGGCACACATTCAGGTTAATGGGCTTCAGTGTTCCTTTGCAGTTTACTTTTTAATGTTCATAGACCTGGTATGTGCTGAGGTGATTTAAAGCATAACACAGATTtttaggtttgcaaatctgtgaacctctgcctctttgagattttattattaattattattattgttttgctGGTCATAATGGGGGAGGGTCTCCTCCCCACCTTCTGCTCATGAGGTTATGTATGTGTCTTGTAGCACTCTTCTGAAGACCAgttggaaggattttttttttcagtaagtaTGGACTGATTCTTTTCTTTTAGAAGGCATGTAATTTTTTCAGGTTCACACTGattaacacagaaaacaattggggctgttaaactttcttcaaattccatagaaaattaagttcagctatattttccagtacagtgatgaaatgggtgtttgtatatacaaacatcaacatgtttaactactcactttccccAAAAATATgtcagtctgtttatatggaagatgggagttgggtgaggagccatttcagcgtatgtatgacttattaaaagacaatttttaagtagaactgtatcctaaactgcaTTATGATATTGTACctaaacattgcatttcaatgggagattcaacttcctttataagaacagaacagactcctgaaactcttaccacaaaagtggtccatagacatgcaaatagtcccattgtcttcaatgggattgatcaaatgattaagggtttacagaATTAGGTTCCAAATTTGTAAACTGTTCTAgatgaaactgacaatgcctCAGCTGTCAGATTGGAAGGAGCGTCATTCAAATAAAGGTAGGCAGATGTATGATCAGTCTTAGCCCGGTTGCTAAGATGAAGgacatattttcagcaaaattcttggcagattcctgaggtAGCTGGTTTAAGGTCATCAGTTTCCggcattataatcttcacttatagttctctcacccacaaagctggaaaaggaggcatttgttttctttgttttgctgctccaatTCCATTCAGCAAAATGCATGTTAGAttagtttggctgcaaagaagaattctatgtacactggggacaacaccaattcctgtcaggctgcagaactgggctgacatcagaacCCGAACATCCTCTGatcagtgcaagcagaggcatacctctaatgatttggacttgatgtgatgcagtatgaatggcatggataattcagaccaatggagagaaacagaatcaaaaacactgtttaaacaccttccctcctggaccccaccatcttgaggactcctgaccaatttaacagcacaatacatatgctaacaaatttAAAGTCTTTGTCTAAATTTGTTAGCAGAtgcattgtgctgttaaagccatataaaAAAATGACTGCCCTCCTAGCTGCGTTCTCCTCCTTTAGGGAGCGCAGCGCATCCCCGCCCCTTAGGGGTGGGGCTAGCCCCAACTCTTTCAGGTACCCCATAGCCCCTAAAAATCTCTTTTTGTCTACTCGGAGAGCACCACCCGACTTACACTACTGGTGCAGCAATAAATTCGCTAAAGGCAGCGCACTCCTGTGCCCATACCAGGGCTCTAGCACTTGTCCCAATCTCCCTTCTAGTCTGAAAACCAGCGTTGGGTGTCTGCGGCTGCGCCAGACAActacttcctccctcccctttcctctACGTTTCTGCCTTTCTTCCCCTTCTCTGCACGCTATTGCTGCCGGGGGCGCGACTTTTCGTTTACACCAATAGGAAACCACATCATCTACATATTGCTGATTTCTTCAAAAGCCCTATTTTGCGGGGCTCAAAATAGGAACCGCGTGGCATTGGGGGCCCCGACATCTGTGTGGGCGTTGTCCAGAGCCGCCAAGAGGGTTGCGTGCCTGGCTTGCAAGTCACCCTCAGCAATAGCGCTCTGCGGCCGGGGTGGGGACCCGCGCTCGGACGGGCTcccttagtgatttcagctcttttagTATTTGTCTAGCAGGTTTCCTGTTCCGCCAGGAAGCCTCTGTAGCTGGTGAATGTCAGAGTTGGGGGTGAGGCCAGCTGTGCTCCGCTGCACTTGGCGGGGGGTGTTGCACGATCTTCCGCGGGGGCTTTGGGTCGGGCGGTCCCTGGCTACGAGGGTGTGACTAAGCAGCCCGGGCTCGGCGGGGTCAGGTGGGGCGCCGTACGCGGCCAATAGTGGGGGCTGCTGCGGGAGGGGGGGATTGCGGGGCGTTTGGCATTGGGTGGCGGCGGGAGTAGGCGTGGGCCGCTGTGCAGAGACGGCCTCTCCGCGGGGCGTAGGAGAGGTGCAGCGGGGACCAATTTCCTCGGCCCCCGTCTGCTGCGGCGTCTCCTCGcggtccctcccccgcagccgtGATTCCTCCCAGCCGCTAGACGTCAGGACGCGGGCAGGCTCGCTCTCCTGCTGAGGCAACTTCTCCCGCCTGGCCGAGCCCATGGGCCTGGCTGGGGCCTGCTGCGCCGCCAGGGCGCGGTGATGTGAGCGCCCATGCCCAGCCTGCAGCGCCCCATGGCTACTCCGGCCCAGCCCCCGCCGGGCTCGCTGGGCGCCGAGCAGGTCAAAGGTGAGGGCGCGGGGGGGCCGGCGGATAGCGGCGTccccctgttccccctcccaaACGTCTCTCGGCCCCCAGCGAAATGCGGCAGCAGCGCGGAGTTGCGTGCTGCGCGATACCCAGCGTCTCTCCCATTGCACAGAGGGGAAGCGCCCTCCATGGCCGGCGGAGCGGGAGCAccgcccccctccgccccgccaTCCCTAACCCACTCCCATGGCCAGGTGCGGGCCTGACTCCTCAGCTCCCCCGGCAGAGAGGGCTCGCGCCCCTGGAGAGGGGGGCTTGGGCGCCGCGGCGGGCTTTCActgctgtgtctgtctgtccctagTGGTTCTCGCCGAGGTCATCAAGGCTTTCGGCTCCCCGGAGAATGCCCAGCGCATGGAGGAGGCCCGGGATAACGCCTGCAATGACATGGGCAAGATGCTGCAGTTCCTGCTGCCCGTGGCCACCCAGATCCAGCAGGATGTGATCAAAGCCTATGGCTTCAGTAATGATGGAGAAGGTAGGTTTGCCCTGGTtgggagggcagggcagagctgggctgtggcAGGTTTCCCTTTCCTCCCTTTGTGTTTGAGGGTccctcctggggcagggagcacaCAGCCACGTGGGTCTAGGGGAATGGGCAATGCAAGCAAAATCTCAGTTTAGCTGTTGGTTCTATGCACAGGATTCTCCACCTACAGCTGCAGCTCCTTTGTCTGGCCACAGGATGGTATCCTTGGTAAACCTGCCATCTGTGGAATCTTGTCACCAGTTAGATTTGTTCTGAgttgttttctttctcccccttctctctcttagGGGTCCTGAAATTTGCCAGACTGATAAAATCTTATGAGTCCCAGGATCCAGAGATTGCAAACATGTCCGGGAAGCTAAAAGCCATGTTCCTGCCTCCAATGACACTGCCCCCAcatggggctgggacagggggtgtggCTGCCTCCTGAAACTGGAATCCTCTGCTGGCCTTCCTGGTCGAGGTTGCATGACACTCAGTGTGTGAGAGTTTTCGGCTAGCTGTATTCCAGGACTGTTCTCCACCATTATCATCAGTGTGCTGCAACTGGTCAGAAGAGCCACCTGCTTCctggaagctctgcagcagctggctTCTTTGTGCATCTTTGGTTTTTGTGCTTGTGAATAaaagctgctttgaaaatgtccCCCTGTGTTTCTGAGTGAGTCTTTGTCCAGTCTGGATCCTAGTGCTGCTTCCTGGGAAAGAGGGCACTCCCCACTGAATGTAAGGCAGAAGGGAGTTCTGGTTATCTCCTCCCCTACTGGTAATCCTGTAATCCTTGTGGCTCTGCCTTGAGGAGACCACCTTGCATGAGATAAATTTGAGAAAATCATGATTCCCCCATACCACACATCTTAGGCCTGGAAGTAGAAGGCTTGAAACCAGTTAACATTGCTAAACATCCAGTCTTACAGGCCCAGCAGGGAGTGCTGTAGGCCGGCACTGAGAGGCAGCAGAGTGAAGGGGGTTCAGAACTGGAACAGCAGGCATGTAGGTGTGGGGCTACACGTATACCTCTCAACCTGCCAAGACCCAAGCATCAGATGCAATGGTTCTGTCTAGTTTAGGAAAATAGGTTGTGTTTAAAAATGTGGTAGCAGAGATGATTTAACTAACGTGTTTACACACTAGTTTAGGTGTGTTTAACACTGTTAGCGGGATCCTAGGGTTGACCACCACAAGGTAACATGTTTTTAAAGGTGTTAAACTGTGTCTTCTTAAAAGATAGTGTTTAACAATGTATAAGTTAAAAGATGTTGGCTAAAGTATTCTTAAACACAATTTATTCTTCTAGTCTAGATAGGGCCAATgtgtgacaaagacccaaaatgaggGGCACAATATATTATTGATGCAGGAAATTTAAGAAGCTGCACAATTCTTGAGTGTAAAGGCCTCTATAACTCAGGGTTGGTCTACAGTAGAAAATTAGACTGAcccagctacatcgctcagggatgtgaaacccctgactgatgtagttaagctgacccaAGTCCCTGTGTAGGCAGcactagattgatggaagaattcttctgttaccCTAGGTACCACCTGtcggggaggtggatttactgcagtaatgggagaacccctcccatggCTGTAGTAAGGGTCCACACTGAAGAAGCACAGTGGCATTTTAAGTTTAGACCTCCAGGTGCTTTCTTGGATTTAGAGGCTGATAAAAGGGACCTGTGGTGGGAGAAATAGATAGACCTGTAGCATttaaagtgtagacatagcctcagcctCATGATTCTGCATTTCTGATGTCAttaattttcaacaataaaagtgaGGGAACACCACATTTGTGGAGAATGTAGGTACTCTGGGATTTGAATGAGGGGCATTTGACTGATGTGACTGCAGGGCAGGAAtgaaggccaatggcagagctgtgtgagaaccccaggactggaataggaGATGAGCTGCAGGACAAGACTGAGGGgcattgacagagctgtgtggggagcctaggactggaagggctgggagctgtggctcAGGTGGCAGCTTCCAGGTGACCAAGTTTTATTTGCTTTTGCGTTCTCTGTGATTCTATTACCAGTCCTCCAGTGAGGGCGTAGACTTAGTGGGGCGGAGGCAGGGAGAATAGGCAGTTCCTCCCTTGCTCACCTGCCCACCCCCTCCGATtgggtgtcccctcccccaccagcctaTCTATTTATTAACTTCGGCTCAGGGAGAGATTTGCAAGTGGTGAGACAGAAGCCCTTTGTCCTGGGCCCGGTTGCCTGATCTCAGgcttcttccttctccctctgccccatgtTCGGGGGGAAATATTAGGGCTGGAGAGAGAGGTAAGTGGCATTCAGAGCCTTAATGACTGGATTAGACGCACATGAGTCAGGGGACTCTTACCAGCCCTGATCTAGGAATGTCAGGTCTGTTAAACATCTTGTCCCAGGCCCCATGAAATTAGCCATGCTTTCCCTCTGGGTGCTACCCCCACTCCATGGGTCTGTAACAATCTTCagtcctgcacccccttcccaggAAATTCTTCCTGTCTCCTTGGTATCTTCAGTATTGTTTATCTCCTTTTTACTAGGATCCTCTGGCTGAGAGCTGCAGTACTCCATCCCCTTGAGCCTCTCTTATTCCTTCCTTCTCAGTGGGGATCCCTGTGGCTGGGGACCTGATGCCATCCTGTGGGTGAGTGTATTTTTCCAGGGGGTGTCTTGGCTTTAGGGTCTGATCAAAGGAGCCTGTGGTGGGAGAAATAGATAAGTGAGAGGCAGACATGGGGAAAGTGAAGACCATAGAGGGAGTGGGCAAGGAGGCTATAAGGGAGCAGGAGTGATGGGATTCAGCAGGGCTGTATTGGGGGGTCAGTACTGCTCACCCTAGCAAAAGTAAAGGC
The nucleotide sequence above comes from Caretta caretta isolate rCarCar2 chromosome 1, rCarCar1.hap1, whole genome shotgun sequence. Encoded proteins:
- the C1H12orf57 gene encoding protein C10 isoform X2, producing the protein MPSLQRPMATPAQPPPGSLGAEQVKVVLAEVIKAFGSPENAQRMEEARDNACNDMGKMLQFLLPVATQIQQDVIKAYGFSNDGEGVLKFARLIKSYESQDPEIANMSGKLKAMFLPPMTLPPHGAGTGGVAAS
- the C1H12orf57 gene encoding protein C10 isoform X3, which encodes MEEARDNACNDMGKMLQFLLPVATQIQQDVIKAYGFSNDGEGVLKFARLIKSYESQDPEIANMSGKLKAMFLPPMTLPPHGAGTGGVAAS
- the C1H12orf57 gene encoding protein C10 isoform X1, which gives rise to MRQQRGVACCAIPSVSPIAQRGSALHGRRSGSTAPLRPAIPNPLPWPVVLAEVIKAFGSPENAQRMEEARDNACNDMGKMLQFLLPVATQIQQDVIKAYGFSNDGEGVLKFARLIKSYESQDPEIANMSGKLKAMFLPPMTLPPHGAGTGGVAAS